The DNA sequence ATTTTTGGGGGTAGGAGCGCACAGTTCATACAAATTACCGATCTGGCCATTTTGGGAGACAATTCACTTTTCAGATCAGAGTTTCAATATTTGTTGCATTACCATTCCTCTTTATGTAAAAACCTGTACAAATTGTGTGTCCAAAATAATCAActatcatttaatttaaatgtgtctATCGGCCAGACGAGTCAAATACCAATTTGATGTAGCTCATCAGTTGTTTAGGGCAGAGTTTAGAGTGTAGGATACACTGATCATGTTCATGAATAATGTAGGaagttttcttttaattcacATTTGATAGCTTCACatgtcatttacattttatgctGTGAGATTATTGTAGTATTACTAGCTTAGGTCCTGAAGTGTCTGCTGTCACAgtgtctctgtggtggaagGGACTGTAAACACCTGTGCACATACTGCAGGATATCACAGAgatagagatatatatatatatatatatatatatatatatatatacacacacacacattgctttGATGTTTGTTAATCTGtatttcctcctttttagtttTGTGCATTTCCTCTTTTAACATAGTCTAACTTTAGCATATGATGTGATTATGCCGCGTGTTGTAATctatgatatattgtctcattCAGGGCGCTCTGATGGAGCTGAGTGCTGTGGACCCCTGGGgggcccctgctgctgctgctggtactGCCCCTGCCACTGTTGGCTCTGCGGgaccctcccctccccccacagTTCCTGCTCCTGCCCCTGCCCCAGGCCCTTGGGGCACACCTTCCGCAGACCCATGGGGAGTAGCGTCACCCACATCCCCAACAAGCTCTGACCCCTGGGGTGGAGGAGCCCCACCCACAATAGCCCCTCCTCCAGACCCCTGGGGAGAGACGTCTAACAAAGTTAACAACGTCGACCCCTGGGGAAGCTCAGGTAAGCAGCTACAACTCTGCCCACGTGTTGCCTCTCAGGTTGGTGGGAGTGTCCTCGTGACAGAGTATCAAAAGAGAAGCGTGTGCTGCTCTGTGGATAAAAGAGGATCTGAAGACCTCTCGACCtttactcctcctcttcaccgTTCCATTTCCTGTCTACATAGCCCTGTTACATCTTCTGTCATGTCACCATGCTGTCATATCTTTTCATTCACTCTCATGCTTTCTGTTTGTAATGAGGAAAGCAAGCATGCTAAATCCATTCTCCTTCTGTGTCTAAATCAGGGATTTTTATCCTCTTGTTTCTACTCAGGACTGACTGTGGCTGTGTCTCAACCAGAGCTCTCTCTTCTATTGTCCTTTTGTGCCTTTCTAATGTGTAAGGTAGCATCTTGTTATCTCTCCTTTACCTCCATTGAGCTTCAGATACTAAATAGGTGAAAGTAACATGACGGACAGCTACAGAAAATCTggactcacctgtcctcactgGTCCAGTTAGTGGCATTGGAGAGGTCAAGGAGAGAAACACCTGTGTTGGAACCCAGCCCAGCTTCCTGCTCCCTCCTTATTGTGGACTGTACATGTAAGGTGTTGTGTtaaccctcccctccccttcgtCTCCTCCGCTCCCCTGTAGCTGTGACCCCCCCAAGTGCCGACCCCTGGGGCCCCCCAGTGCCTCCCAGTACTTCCTCCTCGGGGGGGCCAGTAGACCCCTGGGCAAGGGACGGGCCTGTCCCTGCCTCTGATCCTATCTCCTCCGACATCTGGAGTGGCACCGCCAAACACACTAACGGCACAGGTACATTCACACTTAAAACTACACGGACTCTCAAACACTGAGGTACTGGTGCACACTTTTTGTGGGGATTTTCATAGTTTACATGTACAGATTTTTCAACTGCATGCACACAGAACAGTTGTCTTGTCCTACATTTCATCCTCCCCAAGTGTTTGTGGTAATGCTGTTTCACATTGTGGTTTATTAATAAGctttttttattcagtgtcTGGGACTGACTTTCATTACTTCCTCTTAGGAGATCCTGAGCGACGAGGGTCCTCAGCAACAGGCTGTGACAGCACAGGCTCACCGGTACCCTTTGACCTCTCGTCTCTcggttcctcacttcctgttcgtAAGACTCCAGAGTCCTTCCTCGGCCCCAACGCAGCACTGGTGGATCTTGATTCTTTGGTGTCGTCTAAACCCAAACCCAAACAGCCTCCgcctccttccatctcttcttCATCAGCACACAACCCCTTCCTCCAGAATACAGGTTAGTTACAGCAGTCATGTTAACGAGGTGTTAACTGAGAGAAGTCATATTTTTCTGATTGTCAACAAATTTCAACACTTTGTCCATGCCTTAATCCCTCACTGTTGTGACTACAAGGgttcaaaatgtatttcttagtcctccagctaaaaaaaaacaaacaattttttTTGGCCTGTGAGCGAACCAAATCTACTGGCCACTTGCATATACCAGCATTTGGCTTATGGCTGATACTACTTTTGAGCCATGCACATCGATAAGACAACTGTTGCTCTGGTTGACATTTCCTCTTATTGTAAGGAATACAAGCACTGCTGGTTATTCTGAGTTTCATTTTATATACACCATAGTGTTAATACTGACTAAGGCACCAAATGTGTATCAAATAGCTGCTCAAATTTAGGAAATTGCTGAGTCTCTAAGTTTCACTTCACAAAACGGACTAACATATTgatggttttggtcttttaatgggatttgttgacaataagaaagaATAGAATAAGATACTAAGAATGTTACTCactgaataataaataacaatagtAATAAATAGCAATATGTAagtaaaaaacttaaaatattcTCACATGATTAATTTGTGTTGACTTTTGTCTTGTTATCTCTGTGACCCTCAGGCTCATCTCCTGCTCCTGGCATGGCAGTGACTCCAGGCAGCACCATTTCCAGTAGGGGGGTTTCTCCAACACCTGCCTCCTCCAATCCCTTCGGCGTGGCCCCGCCAATGACCTCCATCTCACCTCAGCCCTCATCACTTGGCCTGAGTGGCCTTCGCACCAGTCCTGTGCCTCCTAATCCCATGCTGGGCATGGTGCCACCAGGAATGGGCATGGGGCCAATGAGTGTGGGCATGGGGGCTCCAGGAATGGGCATGGGCATGATGCAGGCGAGCCCCATGGGCATGCCCTACAGCGGGCTCTCGCCTATGGCGCCCCCAGGCTCAACTCTGTTGGGTCCTGGAGGGGCTCCTCCTCAGCTGATTTTGGGTGGGTCCACTGGAACTGGAGGAGTGATGGGGGCAGGAGCACCAGTGGGAGGCGGAGGAACGACGGGAGCGAGTACCAATCCTTTTCTTCTTTGAGGACGTGTCACCACTACTTTGCTCACCTGTTTCCACCTTCTGTCAAACCTGCTGCCCCCTTCATTCATCCCCCTTCAACACAGTTTGtgtccaaaaagaaaaatgtctacATCtctatatttaaagaaaaaaaaaaatcaaaaattatGTTTATCCTTTCCTTCGAAAccattacatttcatttcagagTAATTTTTCCACATTTAGTTCCTTTCATTTCAATATGGGATATTTTTGGGTGGGAAATAGAGatctatttattttgttttaatccttttttgttctgtattgttcttcatgttgtggttttttttcagtctgaGATGAAGGTAAGTCTGTGAGAGCAGGAGGCATTTTCAAAAGTGTCACTCTACTATATTCTAATATTACTgcactgagagagagatggagggagaggggaaatAGCCACTAACAAACTGAGCAGAGAAACTGTTGCACctgcctcttcctctgtcctcgCTCTAGAATGAAGACAAACACTGAATCACTGAAATGAACCGAGTGCATGAAGGATGATTTTTAATGAACTCCAGACTGAGAGATGGACTGAAAAACCTGCATTAACATTTCAGGCGCAATGTGGTCAAATTGTTTCAACTATTTcacttttaatataatttaatgttaaatgtaatttatttttcttttcttttttcaatatttggGAACAAATAAACAAGGAAATCAAACACGACGATGCCATTTAaatcaaatgcttttttttttttttcttcctgattTATTGTAGAAAACTGAAGAGAGCTCTGACATTGGGAAAAATGATgggatgaatgtgtgtgtagcATCGTGTGAACGAGATGATGAATGCTCATTTGTGAGTGTGCAAGTATGGAATCGTGCAAACGCCTGCTTCTGTGTATATGTATCAATCTGTCTCCATTTTTCCTGCGTTCGATCTTATTTCAGTGACTCAGAAAGGAAGTAATGACatcaaatatttttgttttgcaaaATTGTCACTTGTATTAATACTATGTAATGTTGGGATTTCAAATGAGGTAATATAAGGGTCACACATTTCTCTGCCaatcttttttcactttctttgtgTTGATCAGAAGCATTAGATTTTTTCCAATCACACTTTTCATACGGGATCCCTGGTTTACAGGTGTCCCAGAGCACCACTGTTCCTTGTgtttcatccctctttcctgtGGGGAGGGAGCGCTACTGATGcttctttaaagaaaaaaagacaattatttcaatgaatgaaagaagaagaaaaaaacagggacTTGATGACATGCTCCATGCCGTTCTTTTAATTTAGTTTGATgaatttattgttattttatatcAGCAAGAAAAATCTCTTTTA is a window from the Scomber japonicus isolate fScoJap1 chromosome 10, fScoJap1.pri, whole genome shotgun sequence genome containing:
- the epn1a gene encoding epsin-1 isoform X1 — translated: MSTSSLRRQVKNIVHNYSEAEIKVREATSNDPWGPSSSLMSEIADLTYNVVAFSEIMSMVWKRLNDHGKNWRHVYKAMTLMEYLIKTGSERVAQQCRENIYAVQTLKDFQYIDRDGKDQGVNVREKAKQLVTLLKDEERLREERIHALKTKEKMAQTSSASSAPSAPSLGGSLSLGSHSGGADPEQAWPQSSGEEDLQLQLALAMSKEEAEQLCSHYVTPDLPQTSADPLEDAELRYAITLSKEMIQKEERLRRGDDLRLQMAIEESKREKAKPEEGALMELSAVDPWGAPAAAAGTAPATVGSAGPSPPPTVPAPAPAPGPWGTPSADPWGVASPTSPTSSDPWGGGAPPTIAPPPDPWGETSNKVNNVDPWGSSAVTPPSADPWGPPVPPSTSSSGGPVDPWARDGPVPASDPISSDIWSGTAKHTNGTGDPERRGSSATGCDSTGSPVPFDLSSLGSSLPVRKTPESFLGPNAALVDLDSLVSSKPKPKQPPPPSISSSSAHNPFLQNTGSSPAPGMAVTPGSTISSRGVSPTPASSNPFGVAPPMTSISPQPSSLGLSGLRTSPVPPNPMLGMVPPGMGMGPMSVGMGAPGMGMGMMQASPMGMPYSGLSPMAPPGSTLLGPGGAPPQLILGGSTGTGGVMGAGAPVGGGGTTGASTNPFLL
- the epn1a gene encoding epsin-1 isoform X2, whose amino-acid sequence is MSTSSLRRQVKNIVHNYSEAEIKVREATSNDPWGPSSSLMSEIADLTYNVVAFSEIMSMVWKRLNDHGKNWRHVYKAMTLMEYLIKTGSERVAQQCRENIYAVQTLKDFQYIDRDGKDQGVNVREKAKQLVTLLKDEERLREERIHALKTKEKMAQTSSASSAPSAPSLGGSLSLGSHSGGADPEQAWPQSSGEEDLQLQLALAMSKEEAEQTSADPLEDAELRYAITLSKEMIQKEERLRRGDDLRLQMAIEESKREKAKPEEGALMELSAVDPWGAPAAAAGTAPATVGSAGPSPPPTVPAPAPAPGPWGTPSADPWGVASPTSPTSSDPWGGGAPPTIAPPPDPWGETSNKVNNVDPWGSSAVTPPSADPWGPPVPPSTSSSGGPVDPWARDGPVPASDPISSDIWSGTAKHTNGTGDPERRGSSATGCDSTGSPVPFDLSSLGSSLPVRKTPESFLGPNAALVDLDSLVSSKPKPKQPPPPSISSSSAHNPFLQNTGSSPAPGMAVTPGSTISSRGVSPTPASSNPFGVAPPMTSISPQPSSLGLSGLRTSPVPPNPMLGMVPPGMGMGPMSVGMGAPGMGMGMMQASPMGMPYSGLSPMAPPGSTLLGPGGAPPQLILGGSTGTGGVMGAGAPVGGGGTTGASTNPFLL
- the epn1a gene encoding epsin-1 isoform X3, with protein sequence MSTSSLRRQVKNIVHNYSEAEIKVREATSNDPWGPSSSLMSEIADLTYNVVAFSEIMSMVWKRLNDHGKNWRHVYKAMTLMEYLIKTGSERVAQQCRENIYAVQTLKDFQYIDRDGKDQGVNVREKAKQLVTLLKDEERLREERIHALKTKEKMAQTSSASSAPSAPSLGGSLSLGSHSGGADPEQAWPQSSGEEDLQLQLALAMSKEEAEQEERLRRGDDLRLQMAIEESKREKAKPEEGALMELSAVDPWGAPAAAAGTAPATVGSAGPSPPPTVPAPAPAPGPWGTPSADPWGVASPTSPTSSDPWGGGAPPTIAPPPDPWGETSNKVNNVDPWGSSAVTPPSADPWGPPVPPSTSSSGGPVDPWARDGPVPASDPISSDIWSGTAKHTNGTGDPERRGSSATGCDSTGSPVPFDLSSLGSSLPVRKTPESFLGPNAALVDLDSLVSSKPKPKQPPPPSISSSSAHNPFLQNTGSSPAPGMAVTPGSTISSRGVSPTPASSNPFGVAPPMTSISPQPSSLGLSGLRTSPVPPNPMLGMVPPGMGMGPMSVGMGAPGMGMGMMQASPMGMPYSGLSPMAPPGSTLLGPGGAPPQLILGGSTGTGGVMGAGAPVGGGGTTGASTNPFLL